A single window of Arvicola amphibius chromosome 15, mArvAmp1.2, whole genome shotgun sequence DNA harbors:
- the Misp3 gene encoding uncharacterized protein MISP3, whose translation METPIQREIRRSCEREESLRRSRGLSPGRAGEELIELRVRPVLSRPGPGPPLPRALERARAGAKMQRDIEREAHRQAALASPAAPLPSARRRPQPLDELKRFFEAAAEDGGGLQRRPEAGGRLQPAVQDGCLLLGQPPPLVSPSLLEQEVRQVRERERELQLQRRSIYGAAEVREPAPSLTPSRGDGKLAVIWPPRRPASENDLEK comes from the exons ATGGAGACGCCCATCCAACGCGAAATCCGCCGTAGCTGCGAGCGCGAGGAGAGCCTGCGCCGGAGCCGGGGTCTGAGTCCCGGCCGTGCGGGCGAGGAACTCATCGAGTTGCGCGTGCGACCGGTGCTCAGCCGGCCCGGCCCCGGCCCCCCACTGCCGCGCGCCCTGGAGCGCGCTCGGGCGGGCGCGAAGATGCAACGGGACATCGAACGCGAGGCTCACAGGCAGGCGGCGCTGGCGAGCCCGGCGGCTCCGCTGCCCAGCGCCCGGCGGCGGCCACAGCCGCTGGACGAACTCAAGCGCTTCTTTGAGGCTGCAGCGGAGGACGGCGGGGGTTTGCAGCGGCGGCCGGAGGCGGGAGGCCGGCTGCAACCCGCCGTGCAGGACGGCTGCCTGCTACTGGGGCAGCCGCCGCCGCTGGTTTCCCCGTCGCTACTGGAGCAGGAGGTGCGCCAGGTGCGCGAGCGCGAGCGGGAGCTGCAGTTGCAGCGGCGCAGTATCTACGGGGCCGCTGAGGTCCGGGAGCCAGCGCCGAGCCTCACCC CGAGCAGGGGAGACGGAAAGTTGGCTGTGATCTGGCCCCCGAGGAGACCGGCCTCAGAGAATGACCTGGAGAAG TAG
- the Palm3 gene encoding paralemmin-3, protein MALQTPVLSPATATPMVMAESALYRQRLEVIAEKRRLQEEIGAARRELEEEKLRVERLKRKSLRERWLMDGAAEGPERPEDLASKDPQSPEGQAQARIRNLEDSLFSLQSQLQLLQSASTGAQHRPAGRPAWRREGPRPLSQPTMEAGPAGLSDVDKRTSLPAGPVGMSPESPSDPREELSEVLPALRPSPEAIEASSEANGPCPGHRPLQEQLSPGAASITQAKGDGVVEVVWAGLRATENSATDPTGVELEAKVEEVVLEAIESRQGTSSPELPTWVKEGRGVVEVVWEGLGGSDSNVTGESDRDAEATQASPPRLQEQSEAETSRKEEGASRDSPEGVGQGGPGGEEGSFIWVERVALSEDWEELLMEGLEAPPGVGCEGGPEALMGAQLRGSGESWEVEKSEGLEERGMAEKLKIERGGAAEVPEPVQEREESQAEKGEKKDGESPPPAEVSTDEEKQAVREKEDGEPLEVEKGGEEEPATTETPLVAEREPEGPLDPERRGSEVPSDQEKGGESSLDRESKTNEKLLQGEPQDEGSLGEETKGSKELLDEEPGGEGSLGEETKESKTLVDRDPGGSELSSEAEKTPGTKEEVSPEDQNKPNEGAEFLVEDASQSGTPLSVHEKPTSEEQGLQGLEKQEGPVEETAREPQPCAESEGPPGDATPLLAETPTPEQPVEGQPLLHQEVSSTNPGDHPAPTYAPARQLELAEAKEASGPKQKTCQCCVVM, encoded by the exons ATGGCCTTGCAGACCCCGGTATTGTCCCCGGCCACAGCCACACCCAT GGTCATGGCGGAGAGCGCCCTCTATCGGCAGCGGCTGGAGGTCATCGCT GAGAAGCGGCGACTGCAGGAGGAGATCGGCGCTGCGCGTCgggagctggaggaagagaaactCCGCGTGGAGCGGCTCAAG AGGAAATCTCTCCGAGAACGTTGGCTCATGGATGGGGCGGCTGAAGGGCCAGAGCGGCCGGAGGACCTTGCCTCCAAGGACCCGCAGTCGCCTGAGGGACAGGCCCAGGCTCGAATTCGTAATCTGGAAGACAGCTTGTTTTC acTCCAGTCACAGCTGCAGCTGTTGCAGAGTGCGTCCACAGGTGCCCAGCACAGGCCTGCTGGCAGGCCCGCCTGGCGCAGAGAG GGTCCCCGTCCTCTCTCTCAGCCCACCATGGAGGCAGGTCCTGCGG GCCTCAGTGATGTGGACAAGAGAACTTCCCTGCCAGCTGGTCCAGTGGGCATGTCCCCCGAATCCCCCTCTGATCCCAGGGAGGAGCTCAGTGAGGTTCTGCCAGCCTTGAGGCCATCCCCTGAGGCCATAGAGGCCTCTTCAGAAGCCAATGGCCCCTGCCCTGGGCATAGGCCCCTTCAAGAGCAGCTCAGCCCAGGGGCAGCAAGTATCACTCAGGCCAAAGGAGATGGTGTGGTAGAGGTGGTTTGGGCTGGGCTTCGGGCCACTGAGAACAGCGCCACAGACCCCACGGGCGTCGAGCTGGAGGCCAAGGTGGAAGAAGTCGTGCTGGAAGCCATTGAGTCCAGGCAGGGCACCAGCAGCCCTGAGCTCCCCACTTGggtgaaggaggggaggggtgtggtGGAGGTGGtctgggaggggctgggaggcagTGATTCCAATGTCACAGGGGAGTCAGACAGGGATGCAGAGGCCACACAAGCCAGTCCCCCAAGGCTCCAGGAGCAATCTGAGGCTGAAACTTCCAGAAAAGAGGAAGGTGCTTCCAGGGATAGTCCTGAAGGTGTTGGGCAGGGGGgccctggaggagaggaggggtcCTTCATCTGGGTGGAGAGAGTAGCCCTCAGTGAAGACTGGGAGGAGCTCTTGATGGAGGGCTTAGAAGCCCCTCCAGGGGTAGGGTGTGAGGGAGGACCTGAGGCTTTGATGGGAGCACAGCTGAGAGGCAGTGGAGAGTCCTGGGAGGTGGAGAAATCAGAGGGCTTGGAAGAGAGGGGAATGGCAGAAAAGCTCAAGATAGAGAGAGGTGGGGCAGCCGAGGTGCCAGAGCCAGtccaggaaagagaggaaagccaggcagaaaagggggagaaaaaggaCGGTGAAAGCCCCCCTCCTGCAGAGGTATCAACAGATGAGGAAAAGCAGGcggtgagagagaaggaagatggagagccactggaagtagaaaaaggaggTGAGGAAGAGCCAGCCACCACTGAGACGCCATtggtggcagagagagaaccagagggCCCCCTggacccagagagaagaggaagtgaggttcCATCAGACCAGGAGAAAGGCGGTGAGAGCTCATTGGACAGAGAgtcaaaaacaaatgagaaactaTTGCAAGGAGAACCACAAGATGAGGGCTCATTGGGTGAAGAAACTAAAGGAAGTAAGGAGCTATTGGATGAGGAGCCAGGCGGCGAGGGCTCATTGGGTGAAGAAACTAAAGAAAGTAAGACGTTAGTGGATAGAGACCCAGGAGGCAGTGAGCTATCATCAGAGGCAGAGAAGACCCCAGGCACCAAGGAGGAGGTGAGCCCAGAAGATCAAAACAAACCCAATGAAGGAGCAGAGTTTCTGGTGGAGGATGCCAGCCAGTCAGGGACCCCTCTTTCAGTTCATGAGAAGCCCACATCGGAGGAACAAGGACTGCAAGGCCTGGAGAAGCAAGAAGGACCAGTGGAAGAGACAGCCAGGGAGCCTCAGCCCTGTGCTGAGAGTGAGGGTCCCCCCGGGGATGCCACCCCCCTATTGGCAGAGACCCCAACACCGGAGCAGCCTGTGGAAGGCCAGCCACTGCTCCACCAGGAGGTGTCCAGCACCAACCCAGGTGACCACCCCGCACCTACCTATGCACCTGCCCGGCAGCTTGAGCTAGCTGAGGCCAAAGAGGCTAGTGGCCCTAAGCAAAAGACGTGCCAGTGTTGTGTGGTCATGTGA